From Marmota flaviventris isolate mMarFla1 unplaced genomic scaffold, mMarFla1.hap1 Scaffold_44, whole genome shotgun sequence, the proteins below share one genomic window:
- the LOC139704193 gene encoding uncharacterized protein: MPTPTPTTTPPNTNPAPPTPLPSLLPYLGGITKRPRTGMSGRGRERGRGRHPDCHAHSDADAHHPRRPRPPPTPLTDADTDTDHPAQPEPPPPPTPPPHSRCLTSGGITKWPQPGTRPRPPPWLPIWLPPPLRHRRRRPPTPPTPPPANPPHRCRHRHRPPPPQPESPPAEPPHPAAALPRVNKEAAVAGNEAEAATLAANMAATLTPTPTPTPTHPADPPQPMPTPTTTPPTRTPPHADPPPPALPRGNNEAQAARNEAKAATLAATPTPTRTPTHPAPRRPPPPMPTPNTTPPSRPPPRRPAPPPPTPAAALPGGIKKRLRPGTMPRSPPWLPRPLRRRPRPPPTPPPMPTPTTPPNPTPPTPTPPPPPAALPRGNNEVEAAGNEAEATTLPATLAATPTPTPTPTPPTDADTDHHPTNPNLPGSGCGRERCRGRHLAATPTPTPTPPPADPPTDANTDTDHHPTNPNPPLPTPNPFSAALPRGITKRQRLERGRGRHPGCHLHSDADADAHPPGRPRPPPTPPTDADTDTEHHPPNPTPPADPPPADPPTDADTEHHPSIPTLRPADHPPQTPPPPPLPLTYLGE, translated from the exons atgccgacaccgacaccgaccaccaccccccccaacaCGAACCCCGCCCCGCCGACCCCCCTACCCTCGCTGCTGCCTTACCTCGGGGGAATAACGAAGCGGCCTCGGACAGGAAtgag cggccgcggccgggaacgaggccgaggccgccaccctgACTGCCACGCCCACTCCGACGCCGACGCCCACCACCcccgccgaccccgccccccgccgacccccctcaccgatgccgacaccgacacGGACCACCCCGCCCAACCCgaacccccccccccgccaacaccccccccccacagccgctgccttacctcgggggGAATAACGAAGTGGCCGCAGCCGGGAACGAGGCcaaggccgccaccctggctgccaataTGGCTGCCACCCCCACTCCGACACCGACGCcgacgcccacccaccccgccgaccccgccccccgccaaccccccccaccgatgccggcaccgacaccgaccaccacccccccaacccgAATCCCCCCCCGCCGAGCCCCCCCACCCCGCGGCTGCCTTACCGCGGGTGAATAAGGAAGCAGCCGTGGCcgggaacgaggccgaggccgccaccctggctgccaataTGGCTGCCACCCTGACTCCGACACCGACACcgacgcccacccaccccgccgaccccccccaaccgatgccgacaccgaccaccacccccccaacccgAACCCCGCCCCAcgccgacccccccccccccgccttacCTCGGGGGAATAACGAAGCGCAGGCGGCCAGGAACGAGGCcaaggccgccaccctggctgccaccccaaCTCCAACGCGGACGCCCACCCACCCCGcaccccgccgaccccccccacCAATGCCGACACCGAACACCACCCCTCCATCCCgacccccgccccgcagaccagcccccccaccccccacccccgccgctgccttacccGGGGGAATAAAGAAGCGGCTGCGGCCGGGAACAATGCCTAGGTCGCCACCATGGCTGCCACGCCCACTCCGAcgccgaccccgccccccgccgacccccccaccgatgccgacaccgacCACCCCCCCCAACCCGACCCCCCCCACGCCGACACCCCCCCCACCGCCCGCCGCCTTACCTCGGGGGAATAACGAAGTGGAGGCGGCCGGGAACGAGGCCGAAGCCACCACCCTGcctgccaccctggctgccacccccacTCCGACCCCGACGCCCACCCCCCCcaccgatgccgacaccgaccaccacccAACCAACCCGAACCTCCCCG GAAGCGGCTGCGGCCGGGAACGATGCCGAGGTCGCCACCTGGCTGCCACGCCCACTCCGAcgccgaccccgccccccgccgacccccccacCGATGCCAacaccgacaccgaccaccacccAACCAACCCGAACCCCCCCCTGCCGACCCCCAACCCCTTCTCCGCTGCTTTACCACGGGGAATAACGAAGCGGCAGCGGCtggaacgaggccgaggccgccaccctggctgccacctccACTCCGATGCCGACGCCGACGCCCACCCACCCGgccgaccccgccccccgccgacaCCCCCCACCGATGCGGACACCGACACTGAACACCACCCCCCCAACCCGACCCCCCCCGCCGAcccgccccccgccgacccccccacCGATGCCGACACCGAACACCACCCCTCCATCCCGACCCTCCGCCCCGCAGACCACCCCCcgcagacccccccccccccgccgctgccGCTGACTTACCTGGGGGAATAA
- the LOC139704194 gene encoding basic proline-rich protein-like, which translates to MAATNTPTPTPTPTHPADPPNDADTDHPPNPNPNPHRPPPPAAALPRGNKEADAAGNEAEAATLASILASTPTPTRILPPPRRPRPADPRTDADTDTDHHPPNPNPPHADPPPALPRGITKRRRPGTRPRPHPGCHPNSDADAHPPRTPLTPPTNADTEHHPSIRPPPRRHHGCHAHSDADPAPRRPPSDADTTTPPNPTPPTPTPPPPPAALPRGNNEVEAAGNEAEATTLPATLAATPTPTPTPTPPTDADTDTDHHPTNPNLPGSGCGRERCRGRHPGCHAHSDADPAPRRPPHRCQHRHRPPPNQPEPPLPTPNPFSAALPRGITKRQRLERGRGRHPGCHLHSDADADAHPPGRPRPPPTPPTDADTDTEHHPPNPTPPPPTPPPADPPTDADTEHHPSIPTLRPADHPPQTPPPAADLPGGIRKRLRPERGRGRHHGCHPGCHPHSDPDADTPPHPPAAALPRGNNEAPRPVRRPRPPPWLPPWLPPTRRPRRRHRPTPPTPTTPRRPRPPPTPPPPPPPLPYLGGITKRRTRPWRPGTRPRQPQPPWLPSPRRPRRRPRRRRRPRRRPAPRRPRPPPTPTRTPTPTPPSRPPPPVAWWMEPRNHGLGER; encoded by the exons aTGGCTGCCACCAACACTCCGACACCTACGCcgacgcccacccaccccgccgacccccccAACGATGCCGACACCGACCACCCCCccaacccaaaccccaacccccaccgaccccccccccccgccgctgccttacctcggggAAATAAGGAAGCGGACGCCGCTgggaacgaggccgaggccgccaccctggcttcCATCCTGGCTTCCACCCCCACTCCGACCCGGATACTGCCGCCCCCCCGCCGACCACGCCCAGCCGACCCCCGcaccgatgccgacaccgacaccgaccaccacccccccaacccgAACCCCCCCCACGCCGACCCCCCCCCCGCCTTACCTCGGGGAATAACGAAGCGCAGGCGGCCAGGAACGAGGCCAAGGCcgcaccctggctgccaccccaaCTCCGACGCGGACGCCCACCCACCCCGCACCCCGCTGACCCCCCCCACCAATGCCGACACCGAACACCACCCCTCCATCCgacccccgcccc GTCGCCACCATGGCTGCCACGCCCACTCCGAcgccgaccccgccccccgccgaccccccaGCGATGCCGACACGACCACCCCCCCCAACCCGACCCCCCCCACGCcgaccccccccccaccgcccgcCGCCTTACCTCGGGGGAATAACGAAGTGGAGGCGGCCGGGAACGAGGCCGAAGCCACCACCCTGcctgccaccctggctgccacccccacTCCGACCCCGACGCCCACCCCCCCcaccgatgccgacaccgacaccgaccaccacccAACCAACCCGAACCTCCCCG GAAGCGGCTGCGGCCGGGAACGATGCCGAGgtcgccaccctggctgccacgcCCACTCCGAcgccgaccccgccccccgccgacccccccacCGATGCCAacaccgacaccgaccaccacccAACCAACCCGAACCCCCCCTGCCGACCCCCAACCCCTTCTCCGCTGCTTTACCACGGGGAATAACGAAGCGGCAGCGGCtggaacgaggccgaggccgccaccctggctgccacctccACTCCGATGCCGACGCCGACGCCCACCCACCCGgccgaccccgccccccgccgacaCCCCCCACCGATGCGGACACCGACACTGAACACCACCCCCCCAACCCGACCCCCCCcccgccgaccccgccccccgccgacccccccacCGATGCCGACACCGAACACCACCCCTCCATCCCGACCCTCCGCCCCGCAGACCACCCCCCgcagacccccccccccgccgctgaCTTACCTGGGGGAATAAGGAAGCGGCTGCGGCcggaacgaggccgaggccgccaccatggctgccaccctggctgccacccccacTCCGACCCCGACGCcgacacccccccccacccccccgctgCTGCCTTACCTCGCGGGAACAACGAAGCGCCGCGGCCGGTAAGGAGGCCGAGGCcaccaccctggctgccaccctggctgccacccacACGCCGACCCCGACGCCGACACCGACCAACCCCGCCGACCCCCACCACCCCCCGCCGACCCCGAcccccgccgacccccccacccccacccccgccgctgccttacctcgggggAATAACGAAGCGGAGAACAAGGCCGTGGCGGCCCGGAACGAGGCCGAGGCAGCCgcagccaccctggctgccatCCCCACGCCGACCCCGACGCCGACCCCGACGCCGACGCCGACCCCGACGCCGAcccgccccccgccgaccccgccccccgccgaccccgACGCGGACGccgacccccaccccaccaagcCGACCACCACCCCCCGTGGCTTGGTGGATGGAGCCCAGGAATCATGGGCTAGGCGAGCGCTGA